From Erinaceus europaeus chromosome 9, mEriEur2.1, whole genome shotgun sequence, one genomic window encodes:
- the LOC103126928 gene encoding olfactory receptor 6M1-like has product MVTDIILTGIPTTRALGDFLFLIFLLAYIVTVLGNTLIIILIIVDYRLHSPMYFLLSNLSFSEIVTTTCAVPTMLASFLLGRKIISIGGCFAQMYFYFLSGCTEFILFAVMSYDRYVAICSPLQYPVIMTSSLCVQLVILSWVGGFLLILPSTILKVGLPYCGPNVIDHFFCDSAPLLHLACADVSFIELLDFLSSLVLLISSLSLTVVSYVYIISTILKIPSGQGQRKAFATCASHFTVVSMGYGISIFVYVRPSQKSSLHLNKILFILSSVITPLLNPFIFSLRNESMKEALKDTLSKGQIFLKVIRYKGQSL; this is encoded by the coding sequence ATGGTGACAGACATCATCCTTACAGGGATCCCAACTACCAGAGCCCTTGGGGACTTCCTGTTCTTGATTTTTCTGTTGGCCTACATCGTGACAGTCCTTGGAAACACTCTCATCATCATCCTGATCATTGTGGATTACAGGCTTCACTCACCTATGTATTTTCTCCTCAGCAATCTCTCCTTCAGTGAGATAGTAACCACAACTTGTGCTGTTCCCACAATGCTGGCAAGTTTTCTGTTAGGAAGGAAAATCATATCAATTGGTGGGTGTTTTGCCCAGATGTATTTCTACTTCCTCTCTGGATGCACTGAGTTTATCCTTTTTGCTGTCATGTCCTAtgatcgctatgtggccatctgcagcCCCCTTCAGTACCCTGTGATCATGACTAGCTCTCTCTGTGTCCaacttgtcatcctttcttggGTGGGAGGCTTTCTCCTTATCCTCCCCTCCACTATCCTTAAGGTAGGATTGCCTTACTGTGGCCCCAATGTGATTGATCACTTCTTCTGTGACAGTGCCCCCCTTCTCCACCTGGCCTGTGCTGATGTCAGCTTCATCGAGCTGCTAGACTTCCTCAGCTCCCTTGTCCTGCTCATcagttccctctctctcacagtaGTCTCCTATGTCTACATCATCTCCACCATCCTGAAGATACCCTCTGGCCAAGGTCAGCGCAAAGCCTTTGCCACATGTGCCTCCCACTTCACTGTGGTCTCCATGGGCTATGGGATCTCCATCTTTGTCTATGTTCGTCCTTCTCAGAAGAGCAGCCTGCACCTCAACAAGATCCTCTTTATCCTGTCTAGTGTCATCACCCCTCTCTTGAATCCCTTCATCTTCAGTCTCCGGAATGAATCCATGAAAGAGGCTTTGAAGGACACTTTGTCCAAGGGCCAGATCTTTCTTAAAGTAATCAGATACAAGGGACAGAGTCTTTGA
- the LOC103126929 gene encoding olfactory receptor 6E1-like: MDQRNKTRVMEFILLGFQNEKEVELLVFSAFLLMYMISLIGNSMIILLVCADYHLHSPMYFFVANLSFLEVTITSTVVPKMLANTFSFTKAISFTGCLTQSFFYFLLGSTEFFILAVMSFDRYVAICNPLRYTIIMNRHTCVMLIVGSYVGAFLVILPSSILTAPLPFCGPNVINHFFCDSAPVLKLVCADISMAELADFISSAVLLLGSLLLTGVSYTYIVITILRIPSVQGRQKTFSTCVSHLTVVTLYYGSSIFIYVRPKKGNVMDVNKFATVLNTIVTPMLNPFIYSLRNEKVKESLRDAFSKYIGVLTNLRSQK, translated from the coding sequence ATGGATCAGAGAAACAAGACCAGAGTCATGGAGTTCATTCTCCTGGGCTTTCAAAATGAGAAAGAAGTAGAACTTCTTGTTTTTTCTGCCTTCTTGCTCATGTACATGATATCTCTCATTGGCAACTCCATGATCATACTCCTGGTATGTGCTGATTATCATCTGCACTCACCCATGTATTTCTTTGTAGCCAATCTTTCATTCCTTGAGGTCACTATCACCTCCACAGTGGTACCAAAGATGCTAGCCAACACATTTTCCTTTACCAAAGCAATATCCTTCACGGGATGTCTCACACAGTCTTTCTTCTACTTCCTTCTGGGATCCACAGAATTCTTCATTCTGGCTGTCATGTCCTTTGATAGATATGTTGCCATATGCAACCCCTTGAGATACACCATCATCATGAACAGACACACATGTGTCATGCTAATTGTGGGATCTTATGTGGGTGCATTTTTGGTCATTTTGCCATCCTCCATCTTAACTGCTCCTCTGCCCTTTTGTGGACCAAATGTCATCAATCACTTCTTCTGTGACAGTGCCCCGGTGCTAAAGCTGGTCTGTGCTGACATCTCCATGGCTGAGCTAGCAGACTTTATCTCCTCTGCTGTGCTGCTCCTGGGTTCCCTGCTCCTGACTGGAGTGTCTTACACCTATATCGTCATTACTATCCTCAGAATTCCCTCTGTCCAGGGACGCCAGAAGACCTTCTCCACTTGTGTTTCTCATCTGACTGTGGTTACACTTTACTACGGGAGCTCCATCTTCATCTATGTCCGGCCCAAAAAAGGCAATGTTATGGATGTTAACAAATTTGCCACAGTGCTGAATACCATTGTAACCCCAATGCTGAACCCTTTCATTTACAGCCTCCGAAATGAGAAAGTCAAAGAATCCCTAAGAGATGCCTTCAGCAAATACATTGGTGTGCTAACAAATTTAAGATCTCAAAAATGA